In Streptomyces sp. ML-6, the genomic stretch AGGTGCAGCCGGTCGTAGTGGCGGCGCCAGGAGGCGCCCACGTCCCCGGACTTCTCCAGCACCACCGCCCGTACGCCCCGCTCGCGCAGGGACGCGGCGACGGCGAGACCGCCCGGACCGCCGCCGACGACGTAGACGGGCCGGTCCTCGGTGAGACCGAGGAGGGCCGGGACGGAACCACCGGCGGTACGCGCGCTGTCGGACATGAACCGGAGCGTAATCGCGCACCCGGTTGATGGGTCTCGGTCAAGACCGGAATCGATTGCGAATTGGTCACGCCTGCAGCCCGGCCCCGGACCGCCCAATACCCGTACGTGGCACGCCTCTTGCGCACGACGGCCTTCATCGGGTTATCTGACGTATCGTCAGATTTCTTGAGGTGGAGGCACCGTGCAGACGATCTGGCTCAGCGGAGCGGAATGGCTGGCCGTCCTCCGGGTGGGGCTCGGCCTGTGGTGGCTGGAGAGCTGGCGGCACAAGGACAAGAAGGGCTGGTTCGAACGCGGTACGGGCATCGCCTGGGCCGCCGACGTGGCGGGCAAACACCGGTGGCCGGTGGTGCGGAAGGGCTTCGACCGGGTCGTCGCGCCGCGCCCCAAGGTCATGGCCCATGTCGTCGTGTACGCCGAACTCGCCCTGGGGCTGGGCCTGGTGACGGGATTCCTGACCCCCGTCGCCCTGGTCGCCGGGCTGCTGCTCAACCTGCTCTACCTGGTGCTGATGATCCACGACTGGGCGGAACAGGGGCAGAACGCGATGATGGCGCTGATCTCGCTCGTCGCGCTGTTCGCGATGGCCTGGCAGACCTGGTCCCTCGACGCGGCGATCGGACTCTTCCGGTGACCGGGGCGGCGGCGGCCCGTTTCGACCTGCCCGAGCCCGACGCCTTCACCCGGCCCTACTGGGACGCCGCGGCCCGGGGGCAGTTGCTGCTGCGCCGCTGCCGCACCTGCGGGCGGAACCACCACTACCCCCGCGAGTTCTGCCCGCACTGCTGGAGCGAGGACGTCGTCTGGCAGCCGGCGAGCGGGCGGGCCATGCTCTACACCTGGTCCGTCGTCCACCGCAACGATCTGCCGCCGTTCGGTTCCCGGGTCCCGTACGTCGCCGCCGTGGTCGATCTGGCCGAGGGGCCGCGGATGATGACGGAGATCGTGGAGTGCCCGGAGTCCGCCCTCGCCATCGGCATGGCGCTGCGGGTGACCTTCAGACGGGAGGAGGGGCAGGAGGCCGTACCGGTCTTCCGGCCCTGAGCGGGGGCCGATGCGGTGGACGGCGTACGAGGCGGGGCCCTGGTGCGCGACGTGGGGCCCGGTGTACGAGGCGGGGCCCGGTGCACGACGAGGGGCCCCGGTGCGCGAGGCGGGGCTCCCGGCGCGCTACTCGGCGTCGCGCAGCTTGCGGCGTTCGCGGAAGTTGGGGTGGCGGACGACGACGCCGCCCATGCCGCAGGAGCCCGTCAGCCGGAGCACCGGGGAGCCGGGGGTGCCCGGGCCCTCGGTCCGGTTCTTCAGGCCGCCCATGGCGGTCTCCAGCTCGTCGGCCCGCACGGTCCAGCCCTGCGGCACCACGATCGAGATCCCGCCCATGTCGCCGTGCACCTCCAGCTCGACCTCGCGCAGCCGGCACTCGGCGAGGGTGAAGTCGAGCTTGACGCTCCCCATCCCCGCGTGGGCGCGGATCACCGGGGGCACCTTCCAGCGGCCCGAACGGGTCGCCCCGTGCATGCCCCCCTTGAGAACCAGCGGTTCGGCCGGTACGACGGGGCCGAGGTCCTCGGTGAGGGGCGCCAGCTCCCCATGGGTCCTGGCGGACAGGGCCTGCCCGAGCCGGGTGTCCAGCTCCTCCATGTCGATGCGGCCGTCGGCCGCCGCCTCCCGCAGCTGCTCGACCACCGCCTCCCGATCGGCGTCGGAAGCGCGCATACGGCCGGCGGAACGCGAGGGATCGGCAGTCATGGGGCGATGATACGTAGATATGTGCGCGCCGCACGCGCCGCACCGAAGGCCCCGTACGGCGCTCGCACGGCTCCCGTACGGAGCCCGCACGGCGCCTTCGGGTCACAGCCCCGGCGCACCCCACACCGGGAACCACCGGGCCAGGTCCCGTTCGATGCGGAGGTCGTCCCCGAGCACCGCTCTGACCTCCAGCTCCAGCTGGTTGTCGCGCCGCTCCGTCCCGCCGGGCAGGGGAGCGAACGGGTAGAACGTGCCGCGCTTGTAGAGGTAGACCAGGGCCAGCGAACGGCCCCGCTCGTCCCGGAAGCCGACCAGCGAGCAGAGCAGATGCGGGCCGAACCCGCCGTCCTGGAGCAGGGTGTTGACCGCGTGCAGGTCGTTGACCAGGCCGGCCGTGTCGTCGGGGGAGTGCTCGGCCAGCAGCCAGGTGTAGCCGTAGCCGTCCTGGCCGAACCGCACGGGGACGCCGCCGCGGCCGGTGTCGGCGTCGAGCAGTTCGCGTACGTCCTGCTGGAGGCGGAGGAAGGCGCCGCCCTCGACGCCCGCGAAACAGACCGACCCGAGGCCGGTCGGGGCGAACCCGGCGCCCGCTTCGAGGGTGAGGGCCGCCGACGGCACGGCGAAGAGCTGGTCGAGGTCGGGGCGGACCGGCTTGCTGCGGCCGAGGATGGTGTCGAGAAGGCCCATGGACGTACCTCCGGACGGGGGGAAGGGGCTTGCCGGGTTCAAGGGCGCCGGTTCACGCGCGGGCTTCACGGGCGGGCGAGGTCGGCGGAGATGCGGGCCAGCTGGTCGAGGCGCTGTTCGAGGGTCGGGTGCGAGGAGAGCAGCCGGCCCAGGCTCTCCTTGGACGAGAACGCGGGGACGAAGTAGAAGGCGTTGTACGGCTCCGCCTTGCGCAGGTCCTCGGTCGGGATGCGGGCCATCTGGCCGCTCACCTTCGTGAGGGCGGAGGCGAGCGCGGAGGGGCGGCCGGTGAGCAGGGCGGCGGCGCGGTCGGCGGAGAGTTCGCGGTAGCGCGAGAGCAGCCGGGTCAGCAGGAAGCCCAGGACGTACACGACCGCGCTGACCAGCGGGATCAGCAGGATCGCGATGCCCACGGGGTCGTTGCCGCGGCTGTTGCGGGAGAGCCCGCCCCACAGCGCGACCCGGGTCATGATGCCGGCGAGCACACCGAGGAACGAGGCGATCGTCATGACGGCCACGTCGCGGTGGGCGACGTGCGACATCTCGTGCGCGAGCACCCCCTCCAGCTCCGGGGGATCCAGTCTGCGCAGCAGCCCGGTGGTGGCGCAGACGAGGGCGGTCCGCTCGTTCCGGCCGGTCGCGAAGGCGTTCGGCACGTCGCTCCGCGCGATCGCCACGCGCGGTTTCGGCATGTCGGCAAGAGCGCAGATCCGGTCGACGGCGCCGTGCAGCTCGGGGGCCTCCTCCGGAGTGACCTCGCGGGCCCCCATGCCGAACGCGGCGATGCGGTCGCTGAACCAGAACTGCGCGACGAACATGCCGCCGACGAGGAGCAGGATGATCGGCCAGGCACCCCGCAGCACGGCGAGCAGCACTCCGACCAGGACCACGTACAGCAGGCCGATCAGGAACATGGTGCCGACCATGCGCGTGCTCAGCCCGCGGTCCGGGGCGTAGCGGGAACGGGTTCGGCTCATTGTCGCCTCCAGTCCTCCCGGTGCCTTCCATATTGCCCCTTTCGCAGGGGAAATCGGATTTTTGGAGCTGGCTCGAAAGCGTGCCCGGAGATGCTGCGGGAATATGGCACACAGAGGTGAAAAGGATCAGGGAGGTGCCCGATCGGACGCCGAAGGATATTTGGCCGAACATCACCTGGACCCGTTAGGTGCCTCAGGCATCTAGTGGGCGGAGATCGGTAGGACTTCCTCCCCCATTGCGAGGCTCCGACATGACAGACGCCGACACCATCCCGTTCCCGCAGAACCGCACCTGCCCCTACCACCCGCCGGCGCAGTACCGGGGCACTCCCGGCGACCGGCGGCCGGTGTCGTCCGCCCGGCTCTACGACGGCCGCGTGGTGTGGCTGGTCACCGGACACGCCGAGGCGCGCTCCCTCCTGGTGGACCCCAGGCTGTCGTCCGACCGGGAGAACCCGGACTTCCCGCTGTTCGCCGAACGGGTGGCCGCGTCGAGCCTGCGGCGCGTGGAACTGCTCGGCGTGGACGACCCCGAGCACAACGTCCAGCGCCGGATGCTGATCCCGAGCTTCACGGTGAAGCGGACCGCGGCCCTGCGTCCGCAGATCCAGCGGACGGTGGACGAGCTGCTGGACCGGATGATCGAGCAGGGGCCGCCGGTCGACCTGGTCGGCGCCTTCGCGCTGCCGGTGCCCTCCATGGTCATCTGCGCGCTCCTCGGGGTGCCCTACGCCGACCACGAGTTCTTCGAGGCGCAGTCGCGCAAGCTGCTCCGCGGCCCGGCCGCCGCCGACGTCGAGGCCGCGCGGGAGGCCCTGGACGACTACTTCCGGGTACTGATCGAACGGAAGCGGGCCGCCCCCGGCGAGGGACTGCTCGACGAACTCGTCGAGAAGCAGCTGGAGACCGGGGCCGTGGACCGCGAGCAGCTCGTGCGGCTGGCGGAGATCCTGCTCGTGGCCGGCCACGAGACCACCGCGAACATGATCTCGCTCGGCACGTTCACGCTGCTCCAGCACCCCGACCAGCTGGCCCGGATGCGGGAATCGGACGACCTGATGCCCTCCGCGGTGGAGGAGCTGCTGCGCTTCCTGTCCATCGCCGACGGGATCTCCCGGGTGGCCGTCGAGGACATCGAGACGGGCGGCGTGACCATCAGGAAGGGCGACGGCGTCATCCTGTCCACGTCGGCGATCAACCGGGACGAGACCGCGTACGAGTCGCCGGACGAGCTGGACCTCGGCCGGAACGCCCGGAACCACGTCGCCTTCGGCTTCGGGATCCACCAGTGCCTGGGCCAGAACCTGGCCCGCGCCGAGATGGAGATCGCGCTGCGCACGCTCTGCCGGCGCCTTCCGGGGCTGCGGCTCGCGGTGCCGGCGGAGGAAGTCCCGTTCAAACCCGGGGACACCATTCAGGGGCTGATCGAAATGCCTGTGACGTGGTGAACAATTCCCGTCACGCGGTGGAAACGGCGGAAGCGGTGGAAACGATGACCGCGGTGACCGGAACCGGATCGGAAAGGATTACCGGGATGCGTATCGGCATCGACAGGGACCGGTGCATCGGCGCGGGGCAGTGCGCGCTCACCGCACCGAAGGTGTTCACCCAGGACGACGACGGATTCAGCGAGCTGCTGCCCGATTACGAGGACGCCCTCGAAGGCCCCCTCGTCAAGGAGGCGGCCCGCGCCTGCCCCGTACAGGCGATCACCGTCGACTGACGGGGAGCGGGGCATCGATGGGACGGGGCGCGCCGGGACGGCATCGGCCCGGCGCGCCCCGCTCCGTCAGGGCCAGAGCAACTCCCGCTCCCAGCCGCCCGCACCCTCCGTCCCTCGGCGGTAGCGCAGCCGGACGTGCCGGCGTGCGGCGTCGCCCTGGAAGAACTCGACCTCCTGCGGCTCGACCACGTACCTGGTCCAGCTCGCGACCTCCGCGTCCGGTTCCTCCTGCGCCCGCTGCCAGGCCGCGTCCGAGGCGCGGCCCAGCTCCTCGTACGAGCCGAGCACCTCGCTCTGCCGTCCGACCAGCGCCGACGCCAGTGCCCCGGTCGAGCGGGCGTGCAGGTCGGCGCTGCTCTCGGCGGGTGTGCAGGGCGTGACCCGGCCCCGTACCCGCACCTGCCGCCCCTGCGCGGGCCAGTAGAAGCCGAGCGCCGCGTACGGCCGGGCGGTGAGCTGGCGGCCCTTCGCGCTGGTGCGGTGCGTGGCGAAGTGCCAGCCGCGCTCGTCCGCGTCGTGCAGCATCACCGTCCGCACGTCGGGCCGGCCCGCCCCGTCCGCGGTGGCCAGCGACATCGTGTGCGGCTCGACCTGCCCGGCGGCCACGGCCTCGGCGAACCAGGCGTGGAACAGGGACAACGGGGCGGCGGGCGCGGCGGCCGGATCGAAGGCGGGAAGCCCGACGTCCCAGACCCGCTGGGCGTGCAGCAGCTCCAGGAACTCCCGGTGTGCGTCGGTCTTCTTCTGTACGTCGCTCATGCCCCCAATTGCAGCGCATGGGGAAAGAGGCGGGCGGGACAACTGCCGTAGCACTGCGGGACACGTGGAGCTACGCTTGTCCGCATGAAGACCATCACCCAGCGCGAGTTCCGGAACAACTCTGCCGAAGTCATGAACGCCGTGGAGGCGGGCGAGGTCTTTCACATCACCCGCAACGGCATAGAGGTCGCCGAACTGCGCCCGCTCGCCCGGAAGAGGCGGTTGAGCGCGGAGGAGCTGGTGGCCAGGCACCGTCGGCTGCCCCGTGTGGACGGCGCGCAGATGCGCCGCGAGGCCGACGAATTCTTCGGAGCCGAGGACCGGGTCGGGGACGACGACCCGTGGGAGCGCGGGCGTGGCTGAGCGGCATGAGGCGGGGGTGCTCGACACCTGCGCATACATCGACCTCGATCTGCTGGGGGCGGAGGACCTGCCGGTCCTCCCGGTGCTCACGGCCGTGACGATGGCCGAGCTCCAGCAGGGAGTGGCGATGGCCAAGGACCCCGGTGTGCGGGCGGCCCGGATGGAGAAGCTCGGTGCGGCCGTGGCCGACTTCGAGCCGCTGCCCTTCGATACGGACGCCGCCGCCCGTTACGGGACCCTGGTGGCCCTGGTGATCGCCGCCCGGCGCGATCCCCGGCCCCGCCGCATGGACCTGATGATCGCGGCCATCGCATCGGTCAGGGGCCTGCCGCTCTACACGCGCAACGCGGACGACTTCAAGGGACTGGAGGGGGCACTCACCGTCGTCCCGGTGTGACCGGCCGGCCGGGCGCGGGCCGCCGCCCGTTCCTCACCCCCGCCCCAGCACCACCGTGCCCGACGAGCAGAACCAGCCGCCCGTGCCCGAGGCCACCGCCAGTTCCGGCAGCCGCCCGCCGGGCCGGCGCACCTGGCGGTCGCCCGCCTCGCCGCGCAGTTGCCGTACCGCCTCCACCAGCAGGAACAGCCCGCGCATCCCGGGGTGGCAGGCGGACAGGCCGCCGCCGTCGGTGTTCACCGGCAGCTCGCCGGTCAGCCCCGTCCGGCCCTTCTCCACGAACGGGCCGCCCTCGCCCTTCGCGCAGAAACCCAGGTCCTCCAGCGTCACCAGCGTCATGTAGGTGAACGCGTCGTAGATCTCGGCGAGGTCGACGTCCGCGGGCCGCACCCCGGCCCGTTCGAACGCCAGGCGGCCCGAGACCGCCGCCGGGGAGACCGTGAAGTCCGCCCACTCGGACATGGCGGAGTGCGAGACGTGCTCCCCCGTGCCGAGCACCCACACCGGGGCCTTCGCGGTGTCGGCCACGTACTCCTCGGCGGCCAGCAGCACCGCGCAGCCGCCGTCGCTGCGGATGCAGCAGTGCAGCTTGGTGAACGGGTCCGCGATCATCGGCCCCGACAGCACGTCGTCCACGGTGATCGGGTCCCGGAACATGGCGTCCGGGTTGGCCGCCGCGTTCGCCCGCGCCCGGACCGCCACCTCGGCGAGCTGCTCCGGGGTCGTCCCGTACTCGTGCATGTGACGGCGGGCGGCCATCGCGTACTTGGCGATCAGCGAGTGCCCGTACGGCACCTCGAACTGGAGCGGGCCGCGCGCGCCGAAGGAGAGGTTGGAGGTGCGGCGGCCCGCCTTCACGTCCGAGCGGGCCGTCGACCCGTACACCAGCAGTACGGCATTGGCGTGGCCCGCAGCGACGGCGTCCGCCGCGTGGGCCGCCATCACCTCCCAGGTCGAGCCGCCGACCGAGGTGGAGTCCACCCAGGTGGGTTTCAACCCCAGGTACTCGGCGACCTCGACCGGGGCGAGCGTGCCGAGTCCGGCGGAGGCGAAACCGTCGACCACGGACCGGTCCAGTCCCGAATCGGCCAGTGCCCGGCGGGCGGCCCGGGCGTGCAGGGTGTACGGCGTGGCCGTCCCGGCGCGCCCGCAGTCGGCGAGGGATATGCCGACGACAGCGACCTTGCGGTGGGAAGAAGGCATGGATCTGACGGTACATCAGATATGGGTCGGGGGAACCTCCCCGGCGGGGTGGCGCTTCGGGCGCCGGGGTGGGTGCGAGGGGTGTGCCGGTGGTGAGGGCGGGGTGGTGCGCGGCTCTGGGCATCTCGCGGATTCACCCCTAACATGACGCCCCGTCAGATCGGGGGCGGAAGGCCCCCGCGGGGAAAACGGAAGCCCCGGGGGAAGGAGCCCGCCGATGGACGCCGCCTTCAGCGCGGAACAGGACGAGATCCGACGCACCCTGCGCACACTGCTGACCAGGCACGGCACGCCCGACGACGTCAGGGGCGCCGCGCTGACCGCCGACGGGTACGACACCTCCCTGTGGCGGCGGCTCGCCCGCGACCTGGGGCTGCCCGGACTCGCCCTGCCGGAGGAGTACGGGGGCGTCGGCTGCGGCCTCGCCGAGCTGGCCGTCGCCTGCGAGGAGACCGGCCGGGCCCTGCTGCCCTCCCCGCTGATCGCCACCGCCGCCCTCGCCGCACCCCTGATCGCCGCGCTCGGCACCGACGCCCAGCGCGCCGACCTGCTGCCGCGCATCGCGGCCGGTGAACTGACCGCGACCCTGGCCGTCCCCGGCGGTGCGCTCACCGCCGCGCTCGGCCTCGTCGCCGATTCCACCGGCGGCACCTGGGCGGGCGGCGGCCGGGCGGGCGGCGTGCAGGCGGCCTCGGCCCCCACCGGCACGACGGTCACCACCGGCACCACGGCCCTCACCGGCCCGACGGTGCGGCGGCTGTACGGGGAGGTGGACCAGGTCCTCGACGGGCACAGCGCGGACCTCCTCCTGGTCGCGGCCCACACCGGCGGCTTCCCGCGCAGCCGTACGCTCCTCTTCCTGGTCCGCCCCGATACCGCGAACGGTCTCGTCCGCAGCCGGCACACCACCCTGGACGGCACCCGCCCCTCGGCCCGCGTCGAACTCCGCGACACCGGGGCCGAACTCCTCGGCGCCGACGACACGAAGGACGTCACCGCCGCACTCGCCGAGGTGGGCGGACCGGCCGCCGCGTTGTTCGCCGCAGAGGCGGTGGGGTCGGCGGCGGGCGCCCTGGAACGTACCGTCGAACACGTGAAGACGCGCGAACAGTTCGGTCGGCCGATCGGCTCGTTCCAGGCCGTGAAGCACCGCCTGGCGGACCTGTACGTACAGGTGCGGGCGGCCCGTTCCGCCGCGTACTACGCGGCCTGGGACCCGGCGTCCGGCGGGCTCGCCCTCGCCCAGGCCCTGGAGGCGCTGCGGCTGACCGCCGCCGAGGCCGTCCAGCTGCACGGCGGGATCGGCTTCACCTGGGAACACGAGGCGCACCTGTACTTCAAGCGGGCCGCGGCCGCCGAACTGCTCCTCGGCCCGGTGCACGCGCTCCGCGACCACGCGGCCCGGCAGGCCGCACTGTTCGACCCACCCGGCGCCGGCTCCCAGGCCGCCGGTCCGGGAGCGGCCGAACGGGTGACGGTCCGATGACCCCCGGCGTCCGGCTGGTCCGGAAGGTCTCCGCCACCCGCACGTTCGCGCGGATCGCCCCGCACGTCGTCCCCGCCATGGACCGTACGGTGCACCGGCTCACGCGCGGCAGGGTGCTGCTCAGCGCGCAGATGTTGCCGGGGCTGGTCCTGACGGTGCCGGGGGCACGGAGCGGGCGGCCCAGGGTCACCCCGCTGGCCTGCATGCCGGAGTACGAGGACGGCGGCAAGAACGGGAGCAAGGGCGGGAACAGAGGCGGGGGCGGGGCGGAGACGGGCTGGATCCTGATCGGCAGCAACTTCGGCCGTCCGGGGCATCCGGCCTGGACCGCGAACCTGCTGGCCGGCCCCGACAAGGCCGTCGTCAACCGCAGGGGCCGGGACGTTCCGGTACGGGCCGTGCTGCTGGAGGGGGCGGAACGGGAGGCGGTGTGGCGCAGGGCGCTGGAGTTCTGGCCGCCGTACGCGGCCTACCAGGCGCGGGTCGAGCGGGAGATCAGGCTGTTCAGGCTGGAACGGCGGGACGACCCGACGTCCTGAGCCGGACGCGAACGCGAGGCCCCGGACGCGGACGCGGGGGCACTCGGGCATACGGGAGCGCTCGGGGCGTGCGGGGCGCGTGAGGGTGTACGGGGCGCGCGGCGGCGTGCGGACGCGTACGGGAGTGCATCGACTCGTACGGGGTGTGCGGACGTGCCCGGGGGCACGTGGACGCGCACGGGAATGTGCGCCATGTGCGTGAAAACGGTCCGGGTACACCGACGGCGGACCACCTGAGTGGTCCGCCGTCCGTGAGACAGGACCTGGGGCGCCCGGAACTGCCGCGCGATGCCCAGTGGGGGATGGGGCGTTGGCGCCGGTGCTACTTCGTCGGTTTCCTGCCGGTGATGCCCAGATGTACCAACAGGGCGAGGTTCGGCTTGAGTTCGGCCTGTTTCACGCCCCAGGTCGTGAAGCCCTTCTGGTGCGAGGCGACTGCGGCCAGCATCGCGACCAGCGAGCCCGCCATCGCGGCGGCACTGACGTCCTTGTCGACCTTGCCCCTGGCCTGGAGCTCCTTCACCGAATCGGTGAGGGAGTTGGTGACCGAGTTCAGGATCTTCATACGGATCTTGTAGAAGCGTTTGTCGCCCTCTGCCGCACCGAGGTCGACCACGCGCAGGATCGCGTCGTGGTGCCGCCAGAAGTCGAGGAAGCCCTCGACGAGCTCCTCGGCCGTCTGCCAGCCGGCCTTGCCGACCCAGGAGCGGCCGGCGGCCAGTTCGGTCAATCCGGCGCCCTCCTTCGCCATTTCCTCGGCGATTTCGAGGACGGCGCCCTCGACGTCGGGGAAGTATTGGTAGAAGGTCGCGGGGGAAGTCCCCGCCTTCCGGGCGACGTCGATGACTTTGACGTCCCGGTACGGCGAGGAGCTGAGCATCTCGCTGAGGCAGTCGAGCAGCTTCTGCCGCGTCGCCTGTCCGCGTCGACCGGCCACGCGGCCGTCGACGGTGCGTACTTGTCCTGTCATGCCGTCAGCTTACCGAGGGGTGATCGGAGCGCGATTCGGCCGAGTGCAAATGGGGAGCCCCGCAGGAACGGTGGGGGGAGTGGCCGGATTTCGACGGATGCGCACCGCTCGGCGGTAAGTCGTATCAACAGCCTGTGGATAACTTCCGTGGATAACTTTCCGTGACGCTGTGAGTATGGAACTTTTCCGTCGAAAATTTGTTCGCTTTTGTTGGGTTGCCGGGTGTCCCGGGCGCCCCGTTGCCGCCCCGACTGTGAGGAGCGTCACCGAAATGGGTTGTGGGTCGCGGGTGGGCGGGATGTGTGCCGTTTCCGGTGCGGTGGTGGGCGGTCGCGGTCGGAGTGCGGACATGGCGCGATCGTTTCGTGTCCGGGATGCGGCGGGAGTGCGGCAAAAGTGC encodes the following:
- a CDS encoding DoxX family protein, with translation MQTIWLSGAEWLAVLRVGLGLWWLESWRHKDKKGWFERGTGIAWAADVAGKHRWPVVRKGFDRVVAPRPKVMAHVVVYAELALGLGLVTGFLTPVALVAGLLLNLLYLVLMIHDWAEQGQNAMMALISLVALFAMAWQTWSLDAAIGLFR
- a CDS encoding Zn-ribbon domain-containing OB-fold protein → MTGAAAARFDLPEPDAFTRPYWDAAARGQLLLRRCRTCGRNHHYPREFCPHCWSEDVVWQPASGRAMLYTWSVVHRNDLPPFGSRVPYVAAVVDLAEGPRMMTEIVECPESALAIGMALRVTFRREEGQEAVPVFRP
- a CDS encoding DUF1707 domain-containing protein → MTADPSRSAGRMRASDADREAVVEQLREAAADGRIDMEELDTRLGQALSARTHGELAPLTEDLGPVVPAEPLVLKGGMHGATRSGRWKVPPVIRAHAGMGSVKLDFTLAECRLREVELEVHGDMGGISIVVPQGWTVRADELETAMGGLKNRTEGPGTPGSPVLRLTGSCGMGGVVVRHPNFRERRKLRDAE
- the htpX gene encoding zinc metalloprotease HtpX gives rise to the protein MSRTRSRYAPDRGLSTRMVGTMFLIGLLYVVLVGVLLAVLRGAWPIILLLVGGMFVAQFWFSDRIAAFGMGAREVTPEEAPELHGAVDRICALADMPKPRVAIARSDVPNAFATGRNERTALVCATTGLLRRLDPPELEGVLAHEMSHVAHRDVAVMTIASFLGVLAGIMTRVALWGGLSRNSRGNDPVGIAILLIPLVSAVVYVLGFLLTRLLSRYRELSADRAAALLTGRPSALASALTKVSGQMARIPTEDLRKAEPYNAFYFVPAFSSKESLGRLLSSHPTLEQRLDQLARISADLARP
- a CDS encoding cytochrome P450; amino-acid sequence: MTDADTIPFPQNRTCPYHPPAQYRGTPGDRRPVSSARLYDGRVVWLVTGHAEARSLLVDPRLSSDRENPDFPLFAERVAASSLRRVELLGVDDPEHNVQRRMLIPSFTVKRTAALRPQIQRTVDELLDRMIEQGPPVDLVGAFALPVPSMVICALLGVPYADHEFFEAQSRKLLRGPAAADVEAAREALDDYFRVLIERKRAAPGEGLLDELVEKQLETGAVDREQLVRLAEILLVAGHETTANMISLGTFTLLQHPDQLARMRESDDLMPSAVEELLRFLSIADGISRVAVEDIETGGVTIRKGDGVILSTSAINRDETAYESPDELDLGRNARNHVAFGFGIHQCLGQNLARAEMEIALRTLCRRLPGLRLAVPAEEVPFKPGDTIQGLIEMPVTW
- a CDS encoding ferredoxin, producing MRIGIDRDRCIGAGQCALTAPKVFTQDDDGFSELLPDYEDALEGPLVKEAARACPVQAITVD
- a CDS encoding pyridoxal 5'-phosphate synthase, producing MSDVQKKTDAHREFLELLHAQRVWDVGLPAFDPAAAPAAPLSLFHAWFAEAVAAGQVEPHTMSLATADGAGRPDVRTVMLHDADERGWHFATHRTSAKGRQLTARPYAALGFYWPAQGRQVRVRGRVTPCTPAESSADLHARSTGALASALVGRQSEVLGSYEELGRASDAAWQRAQEEPDAEVASWTRYVVEPQEVEFFQGDAARRHVRLRYRRGTEGAGGWERELLWP
- a CDS encoding type II toxin-antitoxin system prevent-host-death family antitoxin, which produces MKTITQREFRNNSAEVMNAVEAGEVFHITRNGIEVAELRPLARKRRLSAEELVARHRRLPRVDGAQMRREADEFFGAEDRVGDDDPWERGRG
- a CDS encoding type II toxin-antitoxin system VapC family toxin, with translation MAERHEAGVLDTCAYIDLDLLGAEDLPVLPVLTAVTMAELQQGVAMAKDPGVRAARMEKLGAAVADFEPLPFDTDAAARYGTLVALVIAARRDPRPRRMDLMIAAIASVRGLPLYTRNADDFKGLEGALTVVPV
- a CDS encoding acetyl-CoA acetyltransferase gives rise to the protein MPSSHRKVAVVGISLADCGRAGTATPYTLHARAARRALADSGLDRSVVDGFASAGLGTLAPVEVAEYLGLKPTWVDSTSVGGSTWEVMAAHAADAVAAGHANAVLLVYGSTARSDVKAGRRTSNLSFGARGPLQFEVPYGHSLIAKYAMAARRHMHEYGTTPEQLAEVAVRARANAAANPDAMFRDPITVDDVLSGPMIADPFTKLHCCIRSDGGCAVLLAAEEYVADTAKAPVWVLGTGEHVSHSAMSEWADFTVSPAAVSGRLAFERAGVRPADVDLAEIYDAFTYMTLVTLEDLGFCAKGEGGPFVEKGRTGLTGELPVNTDGGGLSACHPGMRGLFLLVEAVRQLRGEAGDRQVRRPGGRLPELAVASGTGGWFCSSGTVVLGRG
- a CDS encoding acyl-CoA dehydrogenase family protein, whose amino-acid sequence is MDAAFSAEQDEIRRTLRTLLTRHGTPDDVRGAALTADGYDTSLWRRLARDLGLPGLALPEEYGGVGCGLAELAVACEETGRALLPSPLIATAALAAPLIAALGTDAQRADLLPRIAAGELTATLAVPGGALTAALGLVADSTGGTWAGGGRAGGVQAASAPTGTTVTTGTTALTGPTVRRLYGEVDQVLDGHSADLLLVAAHTGGFPRSRTLLFLVRPDTANGLVRSRHTTLDGTRPSARVELRDTGAELLGADDTKDVTAALAEVGGPAAALFAAEAVGSAAGALERTVEHVKTREQFGRPIGSFQAVKHRLADLYVQVRAARSAAYYAAWDPASGGLALAQALEALRLTAAEAVQLHGGIGFTWEHEAHLYFKRAAAAELLLGPVHALRDHAARQAALFDPPGAGSQAAGPGAAERVTVR
- a CDS encoding nitroreductase family deazaflavin-dependent oxidoreductase — protein: MTPGVRLVRKVSATRTFARIAPHVVPAMDRTVHRLTRGRVLLSAQMLPGLVLTVPGARSGRPRVTPLACMPEYEDGGKNGSKGGNRGGGGAETGWILIGSNFGRPGHPAWTANLLAGPDKAVVNRRGRDVPVRAVLLEGAEREAVWRRALEFWPPYAAYQARVEREIRLFRLERRDDPTS
- a CDS encoding TetR family transcriptional regulator; its protein translation is MTGQVRTVDGRVAGRRGQATRQKLLDCLSEMLSSSPYRDVKVIDVARKAGTSPATFYQYFPDVEGAVLEIAEEMAKEGAGLTELAAGRSWVGKAGWQTAEELVEGFLDFWRHHDAILRVVDLGAAEGDKRFYKIRMKILNSVTNSLTDSVKELQARGKVDKDVSAAAMAGSLVAMLAAVASHQKGFTTWGVKQAELKPNLALLVHLGITGRKPTK